In Nocardioides sp. InS609-2, a single genomic region encodes these proteins:
- a CDS encoding sodium-translocating pyrophosphatase, translating into MTGILPAVVEPDLTGGNLTLVVIVALIALGALGMAMMFRNQVLAAGEGTDNMKNIAQAVQEGANAYLTRQFRTLGIFAVIAFLALLALPADDMTVRIFRSVFFVVGAGFSSAVGYLGMNLAVRANLRVAAAAETTGREPAMTIGLRTGAMVGMLTVGLGLLGASLVVLLFQDKAPDVLEGFGFGAALLAMFMRVGGGIFTKAADVGADLVGKVEQGIPEDDPRNAATIADNVGDNVGDCAGMAADLFESYAVTLVAALILGSQAFGDKGLVFPLLIPAIGALTAVAGVYLTKPKAGENGLKTINRSFYLSSGIAAVASVVLAYVYLPSSFSDFTNIAADLAGADGDPRFIASSAVVIGIVMSAGILSLTGYYTGTEYRPVKDVGKTSLTGAATVILAGLAVGFESAVYTTLVIGAAVFGAYLLGGAALTVSLFAVALAGCGLLTTVGVIVAMDTFGPVSDNAQGIAEMSGDVSPEGAQILTELDAVGNTTKAITKGIAIATAVLAATALFGSYATTVFESLADANVGIDEDYLLDFSVFNPAVIVGVLLGAAVVFLFSGLAINAVARAAGAVVYEVRRQFREIPGIMEGTGRPEYGKVVDIVTKDSLRELITPGILAVLAPIAVGFGLGVTALAGFLAGAIGTGTLMAVFLANAGGAWDNAKKLVEDGNHGGKGSSAHEATIIGDTVGDPFKDTAGPSINPLIKVMNLVSLLIASAIVSMSVGDDQNDALRIIIALVAVAIIAVAVYISKQRTVTISDDQPVDSSAA; encoded by the coding sequence ATGACCGGGATCCTTCCCGCCGTCGTGGAGCCGGACCTCACCGGAGGCAATCTCACCCTGGTCGTCATCGTTGCCCTGATCGCGCTCGGCGCGCTCGGCATGGCAATGATGTTCCGAAACCAGGTGCTTGCTGCCGGTGAAGGCACCGACAACATGAAGAACATCGCCCAAGCCGTCCAGGAGGGCGCCAACGCCTACCTGACCCGGCAGTTCCGCACTCTCGGCATCTTCGCGGTCATCGCCTTCCTCGCGCTGCTTGCACTGCCGGCCGACGACATGACCGTGCGGATCTTCCGCTCGGTCTTCTTCGTCGTCGGTGCCGGATTCTCGTCCGCCGTCGGCTATCTCGGCATGAACCTCGCGGTGCGCGCCAACCTCCGCGTCGCCGCCGCCGCCGAGACCACCGGGCGTGAGCCCGCCATGACGATCGGTCTCCGCACCGGCGCCATGGTCGGCATGCTGACCGTGGGTCTGGGCCTGCTGGGGGCCAGCCTCGTCGTGCTGCTCTTCCAGGACAAGGCCCCCGACGTACTCGAGGGCTTCGGCTTCGGTGCTGCGCTTCTCGCGATGTTCATGCGAGTCGGCGGCGGCATCTTCACCAAGGCTGCCGACGTGGGGGCCGACCTGGTCGGCAAGGTCGAGCAGGGCATCCCCGAGGACGACCCGCGTAACGCGGCCACCATCGCCGACAACGTGGGTGACAACGTCGGTGACTGCGCCGGAATGGCTGCCGACCTCTTCGAGTCGTACGCCGTCACGCTGGTCGCCGCGCTGATCCTCGGCTCGCAGGCGTTCGGCGACAAGGGCCTCGTCTTCCCGCTGCTGATCCCCGCGATCGGCGCGCTCACCGCGGTGGCCGGTGTCTACCTGACCAAGCCCAAGGCCGGCGAGAACGGCCTGAAGACCATCAACCGGTCGTTCTACCTGTCCTCGGGCATCGCCGCCGTGGCCAGCGTGGTCCTGGCCTACGTCTACCTGCCGAGCAGCTTCTCCGACTTCACCAACATCGCCGCCGACCTGGCCGGCGCCGACGGTGACCCGCGGTTCATCGCGTCGTCGGCTGTCGTCATCGGCATCGTGATGTCGGCCGGCATCTTGTCCCTCACCGGCTACTACACCGGCACCGAGTACCGCCCCGTCAAGGACGTCGGCAAGACCTCGCTCACAGGTGCGGCGACCGTGATCCTCGCCGGCCTCGCGGTCGGCTTCGAGTCGGCCGTCTACACGACCCTGGTCATCGGTGCGGCCGTCTTCGGCGCCTACCTCCTCGGTGGAGCGGCGCTCACGGTCTCGCTGTTCGCGGTCGCCCTCGCGGGCTGTGGTCTGCTGACTACGGTCGGCGTCATCGTCGCCATGGACACGTTCGGTCCGGTCTCCGACAACGCGCAGGGCATCGCGGAGATGTCTGGCGACGTCAGCCCCGAGGGCGCGCAGATCCTCACCGAGCTCGACGCCGTCGGCAACACCACGAAGGCGATCACCAAGGGCATCGCGATCGCGACTGCCGTGCTGGCCGCCACGGCGTTGTTCGGCTCCTACGCGACCACGGTCTTCGAGTCGCTCGCAGACGCCAACGTGGGCATCGACGAGGACTACCTGCTCGACTTCAGCGTGTTCAACCCCGCCGTCATCGTCGGCGTGCTACTCGGTGCGGCCGTGGTGTTCCTGTTCTCGGGTCTCGCGATCAACGCAGTCGCCCGGGCAGCAGGCGCCGTGGTCTACGAGGTGCGTCGCCAGTTCCGCGAGATCCCCGGGATCATGGAGGGCACCGGCCGTCCCGAGTACGGCAAGGTCGTCGACATCGTCACCAAGGACTCCCTGCGCGAGCTGATCACGCCCGGCATCCTCGCCGTACTCGCTCCGATCGCGGTCGGCTTCGGTCTCGGCGTCACGGCCCTCGCCGGCTTCCTCGCGGGCGCGATCGGCACCGGCACCCTGATGGCCGTGTTCCTGGCCAACGCGGGTGGTGCCTGGGACAACGCCAAGAAGCTCGTCGAGGACGGCAACCACGGTGGCAAGGGCTCGTCCGCGCACGAGGCCACCATCATCGGTGACACCGTCGGCGACCCGTTCAAGGACACCGCCGGCCCGTCCATCAACCCGCTAATCAAGGTGATGAACCTGGTCTCGCTGCTCATCGCGAGTGCCATCGTCTCGATGAGCGTCGGTGACGACCAGAACGACGCACTGCGCATCATCATCGCGCTGGTGGCCGTCGCGATCATCGCGGTCGCGGTCTACATCTCCAAGCAGCGCACCGTCACGATCAGTGACGACCAGCCTGTGGACTCGTCCGCAGCCTGA
- a CDS encoding methyltransferase yields the protein MNALPARLRAALVAADFTYDAVADLLGPLAHSALSRNETTPGLRAATGGSPVETLTRLFLLQAPVSRAEAERALPGLLDELSAQGIVEQTVGEVGARLDVRPYAAPHDDDPGDLWIVSDLTPGLDGSANRVGTDHVLGISPASTSLAQQTLPAPVGRSLDLGTGCGVQALHLARHSGSVVATDVNKRALWMTRFNVALNEIDNVDVREGSFFEPVAGETFDLIATNPPFVISPATGERLVYRDSGMPGDRVVEHIVRASPDLLAPGGWCQVLANWVIARDLPWEERLGAWVDESCEAFVVQREVLDPAAYVELWLKDAGLHGAAGYGERYDTWLSWFDEQGIEGVGFGWINLRKSATGPSDFLEWPYDVEQPIAPAIGEWATARDLLAAAPDISAARLLTRSDVRQESAGAPGGDDPETIVVRQQRGLRRARQVDTVEAALLGACDGDLTIGQILAAVAQILERDEAELRATYLPVVAELVREGFLTAG from the coding sequence GTGAACGCCCTGCCTGCGCGACTGCGCGCAGCCCTGGTCGCGGCCGACTTCACCTACGACGCGGTGGCCGACCTGCTCGGACCGCTCGCGCACTCCGCGCTGAGCCGCAACGAGACGACGCCAGGACTGCGCGCGGCCACCGGCGGTTCGCCGGTCGAGACGCTGACCCGGCTGTTCCTGCTGCAGGCGCCGGTGTCCCGCGCCGAGGCCGAGCGGGCGCTGCCAGGCCTTCTCGACGAGCTCTCGGCCCAGGGCATCGTCGAGCAGACGGTGGGGGAGGTGGGCGCGCGCCTCGACGTACGCCCCTATGCCGCGCCGCACGACGACGACCCGGGCGACCTGTGGATCGTCAGCGACCTGACTCCGGGCCTCGACGGCTCGGCCAATCGCGTGGGCACCGACCACGTGCTCGGCATCAGTCCGGCCTCGACCAGCCTGGCCCAGCAGACCCTGCCTGCGCCGGTGGGTCGGTCGCTCGACCTCGGCACCGGCTGCGGCGTGCAGGCGCTGCACCTGGCCAGGCACAGCGGGTCGGTCGTGGCGACCGACGTCAACAAGCGGGCGCTCTGGATGACACGCTTCAACGTCGCGCTCAACGAGATCGACAACGTCGACGTGCGCGAGGGGTCGTTCTTCGAGCCGGTCGCGGGGGAGACGTTCGACCTGATCGCGACCAACCCGCCGTTCGTCATCTCGCCGGCCACCGGGGAGCGGCTGGTCTACCGCGACAGCGGGATGCCCGGCGACCGCGTCGTCGAGCACATCGTGCGCGCGTCGCCCGACCTGCTCGCGCCCGGCGGATGGTGCCAGGTGCTCGCCAATTGGGTGATTGCCCGTGACCTGCCGTGGGAGGAGAGGCTCGGCGCGTGGGTCGACGAGTCGTGCGAGGCGTTCGTCGTGCAACGTGAGGTGCTCGACCCCGCGGCGTACGTCGAGCTGTGGCTCAAGGACGCCGGGCTGCACGGGGCGGCCGGCTACGGCGAGCGCTACGACACCTGGCTGAGCTGGTTCGACGAGCAGGGCATCGAGGGCGTCGGCTTCGGGTGGATCAACCTGCGCAAGTCGGCCACCGGGCCGAGTGACTTCCTCGAGTGGCCCTACGACGTGGAGCAGCCCATCGCCCCCGCGATCGGCGAGTGGGCGACGGCGCGAGACCTGCTGGCGGCCGCGCCGGACATCTCGGCAGCCCGGCTCCTGACCCGGTCCGACGTGCGCCAGGAGTCAGCCGGAGCGCCCGGCGGCGACGACCCGGAGACGATCGTCGTGAGACAGCAGCGCGGACTGCGCCGCGCCCGCCAGGTCGACACGGTCGAGGCAGCGTTGCTGGGCGCATGCGATGGCGACCTGACGATCGGCCAGATCCTGGCGGCCGTGGCGCAGATCCTCGAGCGCGACGAGGCCGAGCTGCGGGCGACGTACCTCCCGGTGGTTGCCGAACTCGTGCGTGAAGGCTTCCTGACGGCGGGGTAG
- a CDS encoding DUF1330 domain-containing protein — translation MTTTTKAYAVAYLREVDFGEAIIEYLRRIDLTLAPYGGRFLVHGGDIDAVEGEWDGDVVVLEFPDRISAREWYDSPGYQEILPLRTEHSQSIVAIVDGVEPGHSAVGKLSSLLAAES, via the coding sequence ATGACCACCACCACCAAGGCCTACGCCGTCGCCTACCTGCGCGAGGTCGACTTCGGCGAGGCGATCATCGAGTACCTGCGCAGGATCGACCTCACCCTCGCGCCGTACGGCGGGCGGTTCCTGGTCCACGGCGGCGACATCGACGCCGTCGAGGGAGAGTGGGACGGCGACGTCGTCGTGCTCGAGTTCCCCGACCGCATCTCAGCGCGCGAGTGGTACGACTCCCCCGGGTACCAGGAGATCCTGCCTCTGCGGACCGAACACTCGCAGTCGATCGTGGCGATCGTCGATGGCGTGGAGCCCGGTCACAGCGCGGTCGGGAAGCTCTCGTCGCTGCTCGCCGCCGAGTCCTGA
- a CDS encoding helix-turn-helix transcriptional regulator, giving the protein MSTPTAGHLLRTWRENRRVSQLALAHGAGVSPRHLSFIETGRSRPTSQMILRLCRHLEVPLREQNRLLLAAGFAPAHPEHDLSAPPMATISHAIELILAAHLPYPALVVDRGWDLVSANDAVYALLDGVGAELLEPPVNVIRLALDPAGLAPRIANLEQWRDHLVERLAREYAVSADARLRTLLDEYGPLRAEQSESAPGLVVPLRLRTSDGELSLISTTTVFGTPREVTVSELAIETFLPADAATRAALSAG; this is encoded by the coding sequence ATGAGTACGCCGACAGCCGGGCACCTGCTGCGCACCTGGCGCGAGAACCGGCGGGTCTCCCAGCTCGCCCTCGCCCACGGTGCCGGGGTCTCGCCGCGCCACCTGAGCTTCATCGAGACCGGCCGTTCGCGCCCGACGAGCCAGATGATCCTCCGGCTGTGCCGCCACCTCGAGGTGCCGTTGCGCGAGCAGAACCGGTTGCTCCTAGCTGCCGGCTTCGCGCCGGCCCATCCCGAGCACGATCTGAGCGCCCCGCCGATGGCAACGATCTCCCACGCGATCGAGCTGATCCTGGCCGCGCACCTGCCCTACCCGGCCCTCGTCGTCGATCGGGGCTGGGACCTGGTCTCGGCCAACGATGCGGTCTACGCGTTGCTCGACGGGGTCGGGGCCGAGCTGCTCGAGCCGCCGGTGAACGTCATCCGGCTCGCCCTGGACCCGGCCGGGCTGGCGCCCCGCATCGCCAACCTGGAGCAGTGGCGTGACCACCTCGTCGAGCGACTCGCCCGTGAGTACGCCGTCAGCGCCGACGCGCGGCTGCGGACACTGCTCGACGAGTACGGGCCGCTGCGAGCGGAGCAGTCGGAGTCTGCGCCGGGACTCGTCGTACCCCTACGGCTGCGCACGAGCGACGGCGAGCTGTCGCTGATCTCGACGACCACGGTGTTCGGCACACCCCGCGAGGTCACGGTCTCGGAGCTGGCGATCGAGACGTTCCTGCCCGCCGATGCCGCTACTCGGGCCGCCCTATCGGCGGGGTAG
- the soxR gene encoding redox-sensitive transcriptional activator SoxR, whose protein sequence is MDSHDLMSMGDVARRSGFAASALRYYEAEGLIPATRTPGGRRQFERSVLRRLAFIRAAANVGLTLDEIRTELDQLPGGRVPTKADWQRISRHWRARLDDQIGALERLRDGLDSCIGCGCFSLQRCRISNPGDYLAATDEAPGAALLPAQLRRPHPTA, encoded by the coding sequence ATGGATTCTCACGACCTGATGTCGATGGGCGACGTGGCCAGACGAAGTGGCTTCGCGGCGTCGGCGCTGCGCTACTACGAGGCCGAGGGACTCATCCCTGCCACGCGTACGCCGGGCGGCCGCCGTCAGTTCGAACGCAGCGTGCTGCGGCGGCTGGCGTTCATCCGCGCCGCCGCCAATGTCGGGCTCACGCTCGACGAGATCCGTACCGAGCTCGACCAGCTGCCCGGGGGCCGGGTGCCGACGAAGGCCGACTGGCAACGGATCTCGCGGCACTGGCGCGCCCGGCTCGACGACCAGATCGGCGCCCTCGAACGGCTGCGCGACGGCCTGGACTCCTGCATCGGCTGCGGCTGCTTCTCCCTCCAGCGCTGCCGCATCTCCAATCCCGGCGACTACCTCGCCGCGACCGACGAGGCACCCGGCGCCGCCCTGCTGCCCGCCCAGTTGCGCCGCCCGCACCCCACCGCCTGA
- a CDS encoding SDR family NAD(P)-dependent oxidoreductase: MTTTNESRTALVTGGSSGLGRALVHALTDRGWTVLTDARHASTLVDAVAETGAHTLPGDIVDPAHRADLAAWVDGQGGLDLLVLNASTLGPLPMHALTDLSPPSLAAVFETNALAPLELAISLLPALEARGGTVVTLSSDAAVEHYPTWGGYGASKAALDHLVLTLGAETGVATYALDPGDMRTPMHQDAFPGEDISDRPWPETVVPHLLALVDSRPGSGRYRAADVAVPAEVG, from the coding sequence ATGACCACAACCAATGAATCCAGGACCGCACTCGTCACGGGTGGATCGTCTGGTCTTGGCCGCGCTCTCGTGCACGCGCTGACCGACCGCGGCTGGACCGTCCTCACCGATGCCCGTCACGCCAGCACGCTCGTCGATGCCGTCGCCGAGACGGGCGCGCACACGCTGCCCGGCGACATCGTCGATCCCGCGCACCGCGCCGACCTGGCCGCCTGGGTCGACGGCCAGGGAGGCCTCGACCTGCTGGTGCTCAACGCCAGCACGCTCGGCCCACTGCCGATGCACGCGCTCACCGACCTCTCGCCGCCCTCGCTCGCGGCAGTCTTCGAGACCAACGCCCTCGCCCCTCTGGAGCTTGCGATCTCGCTGCTGCCGGCTTTAGAGGCCCGCGGCGGCACGGTGGTGACGCTCTCCTCCGACGCCGCGGTCGAGCACTACCCGACGTGGGGTGGGTACGGCGCCTCGAAGGCCGCGCTCGACCACCTGGTGCTCACTCTCGGAGCCGAGACCGGCGTGGCGACGTACGCCCTCGACCCCGGCGACATGCGTACGCCGATGCACCAGGACGCGTTCCCGGGCGAGGACATCTCCGACCGGCCGTGGCCCGAGACCGTCGTGCCCCACCTGCTGGCCCTCGTCGACTCCCGACCCGGGTCCGGCCGCTACCGCGCTGCCGACGTGGCCGTGCCGGCGGAGGTGGGCTGA
- a CDS encoding S-adenosylmethionine:tRNA ribosyltransferase-isomerase, with translation MTVLTEQPVTRFPAPDGATAPAPPEARGLARDEVRLLVARPYGVVHARFRDLPRYLEPGDLVVVNNSATVAAEVDASLDGRAVVLHAASRLDDGTWVVELRTAPDADRAILDARPGDRVAVGPVKVELLAAYPHEGSSPTGTGSRLWRAFAHGDLRRHLDRAGRPIAYGYLDRRYPLSAYQSVFASVPGSAEMASAGRPFTHALLTRLIARGIGVAPITLHTGVSSQEAGEGPQPEWFDVPGATARLVESTRASGGRVVAIGTTVTRALESAVDAHDRVGPARGWTERVVTPADPPRVVDGLVTGWHDPQASHLLLVESIAGPSLTQTAYDAAVAGHYRWHEFGDSALLLP, from the coding sequence ATGACCGTCCTCACCGAACAACCGGTGACGCGGTTCCCCGCGCCAGACGGGGCCACCGCACCGGCGCCGCCCGAGGCGCGCGGGCTGGCCCGCGACGAGGTGCGGCTGCTCGTCGCCCGCCCGTACGGCGTCGTACACGCCCGCTTCCGTGACCTGCCGCGCTACCTCGAGCCCGGCGACCTGGTCGTCGTCAACAACTCTGCCACCGTCGCCGCCGAGGTCGACGCCTCGCTGGACGGCCGCGCGGTCGTGCTCCACGCCGCATCCCGGCTCGACGACGGCACCTGGGTCGTCGAGCTGCGTACGGCGCCCGACGCGGACCGCGCGATCCTCGATGCCCGGCCCGGTGACCGGGTCGCCGTGGGACCGGTGAAGGTGGAGCTGCTCGCGGCGTACCCGCACGAGGGCTCGTCACCCACCGGCACCGGCAGCCGGCTGTGGCGGGCGTTCGCCCACGGCGACCTCAGGAGGCACCTCGACCGCGCCGGCCGGCCGATCGCCTACGGCTACCTCGACCGCCGCTACCCGCTCTCGGCCTACCAGTCGGTGTTCGCGTCCGTGCCGGGCAGCGCGGAGATGGCGTCGGCAGGTCGGCCGTTCACGCACGCCCTGCTCACCCGGCTGATCGCTCGCGGCATCGGCGTCGCGCCGATCACCCTGCACACGGGCGTCTCGTCGCAGGAGGCCGGCGAGGGCCCGCAGCCCGAGTGGTTCGACGTACCCGGCGCCACCGCGCGGCTCGTCGAGTCCACCCGCGCGTCCGGGGGCCGCGTGGTCGCGATCGGCACGACCGTCACCCGCGCGCTCGAGTCAGCGGTCGACGCGCACGACCGGGTCGGTCCGGCGCGCGGCTGGACCGAGCGTGTCGTCACCCCCGCCGACCCGCCCCGCGTCGTCGACGGGCTCGTCACCGGCTGGCACGACCCGCAGGCGTCCCACCTGCTGCTCGTGGAGTCGATCGCCGGGCCATCACTCACCCAGACGGCGTACGACGCCGCGGTTGCCGGCCACTACAGGTGGCACGAGTTCGGCGACTCCGCCCTGCTGCTGCCCTGA
- the topA gene encoding type I DNA topoisomerase: MAHKLVIVESPAKARTIGGYLGPDYVVESSIGHIRDLPQSAADTPASIKDKPWGRLAVDVENGFEPYYVVPRDKKAHISKLKSLLKDADELYLATDEDREGEAIAWHLLDELKPKNIPVHRMVFHEITKPAILAAVANPRQINDDLVEAQEARRILDRLYGYEVSPVLWKKVMSGLSAGRVQSVATRLVVDRERVRMKFKLASYWDLDGTFDAGSGHDQRMFPAKLHSIEGLRVARGADFAQDGTLSTKKEVVHLDRPRAEALVAALTDTSYDVRSVESKPYKRSPYAPFRTTTLQQEAGRKLGMTASVAMSVAQRLYENGFITYMRTDSTTLSSAAIGAARDQVRELYGAEYVPDSPRVHTSKVKNAQEAHEAIRPAGDTFRTPAQTGLTGEQFRLYELIWMRTVASQMKDAVGQSVSVRIGGTASTGEDVVFSASGRVITFHGFLKAYVEGRDDAKESDDTETRLPNLVEGAAVSAASVSASGHETKPQARYTEATLIKELEDREIGRPSTYASIIKTIIDRGYVYKKGTALVPAWIAFSVIRLLEEHFPRHISYEFTADMEDVLDDIAQGRRDRATELGEFYYGSDTVTGLHPLVTGLGDIDARELATFPIGEPDDGISLRVGRYGPYLEGPDDDGAPAGKRANVPDDLPPDELTITKARELLENPAGEETPLGEHPETGLQVVAKNGRFGPYVTELLPEDAPKSARPRTGSLFKSMTLDTVTLDEAIKLLSLPRVVGVDPGGEEITAQNGRYGPYLKKGTDSRTIGSEEQLFSITLEEALEIYAQPKARGRGAAVPPLKELGNDPVSGQPVVVKAGRFGEYVTDGEYNATLRKEDTVESITIERAAELLAERREKGPAKKTAKRGAKKTTAKKAAKKSTVKKTAAKTTAAKTTKKAAAKKG; this comes from the coding sequence GTGGCACACAAGTTGGTGATCGTCGAGTCCCCGGCGAAGGCCAGGACCATCGGCGGCTACCTCGGCCCCGACTACGTCGTCGAGTCGTCGATCGGTCACATACGTGACCTCCCGCAGAGCGCAGCCGACACCCCGGCGTCCATCAAGGACAAGCCCTGGGGTCGGCTGGCCGTCGACGTCGAGAACGGCTTCGAGCCCTACTACGTCGTGCCGCGCGACAAGAAGGCGCACATCTCCAAGCTGAAGTCGCTCCTCAAGGACGCCGACGAGCTCTACCTCGCCACCGATGAGGACCGGGAGGGCGAGGCGATCGCCTGGCACCTCCTCGACGAGCTGAAGCCGAAGAACATCCCCGTGCACCGGATGGTCTTCCACGAGATCACCAAGCCCGCGATCCTCGCCGCGGTCGCCAACCCGCGCCAGATCAACGACGACCTCGTCGAGGCGCAGGAGGCGCGCCGCATCCTCGACCGCCTCTACGGCTACGAGGTCTCGCCGGTGCTGTGGAAGAAGGTCATGTCCGGCCTCTCCGCGGGCCGCGTGCAGTCGGTGGCCACCCGGCTCGTGGTCGACCGCGAGCGGGTCCGGATGAAGTTCAAGCTCGCCTCCTACTGGGACCTCGACGGCACGTTCGACGCCGGCTCCGGCCACGACCAGCGGATGTTCCCGGCCAAGCTGCACTCGATCGAGGGCCTCCGGGTCGCCCGCGGCGCCGACTTCGCCCAGGACGGCACGCTCTCGACGAAGAAGGAGGTCGTGCACCTCGACCGCCCACGGGCCGAGGCCCTGGTCGCGGCGCTCACCGACACGTCGTACGACGTGCGCTCGGTCGAGTCGAAGCCCTACAAACGCTCGCCGTACGCACCGTTTCGCACCACCACCCTCCAGCAGGAGGCCGGCCGCAAGCTCGGCATGACCGCGTCGGTGGCGATGTCGGTCGCGCAGCGCCTGTACGAGAACGGCTTCATCACCTACATGCGTACCGACTCCACGACGCTCTCCTCGGCGGCGATCGGTGCGGCGCGTGACCAGGTGCGAGAGTTGTACGGCGCGGAGTACGTGCCCGACAGCCCCCGCGTGCACACCTCCAAGGTCAAGAACGCGCAGGAGGCCCACGAGGCGATCCGGCCTGCCGGTGACACGTTCCGCACGCCCGCCCAGACCGGGCTGACGGGTGAGCAGTTCCGTCTCTACGAGCTGATCTGGATGCGCACCGTCGCCTCGCAGATGAAGGACGCCGTCGGCCAGAGCGTGTCCGTGCGCATCGGCGGCACCGCCTCGACCGGCGAGGACGTGGTGTTCTCCGCGAGCGGCCGCGTCATCACCTTCCACGGCTTCCTCAAGGCGTACGTCGAGGGCCGCGACGACGCGAAGGAGAGCGACGACACCGAGACCCGGCTGCCCAACCTGGTCGAGGGTGCTGCCGTGTCTGCGGCCTCCGTCTCCGCCAGCGGCCACGAGACCAAGCCGCAGGCGAGATACACCGAGGCCACGCTGATCAAGGAGCTCGAGGACCGCGAGATCGGCCGGCCCTCGACGTACGCCTCGATCATCAAGACGATCATCGACCGCGGCTACGTCTACAAGAAGGGCACCGCCCTGGTGCCGGCCTGGATCGCGTTCTCGGTGATCCGGTTGCTCGAGGAGCACTTCCCGCGGCACATCTCCTACGAGTTCACCGCCGACATGGAAGACGTCCTCGACGACATCGCCCAGGGTCGTCGCGACCGGGCGACCGAGCTCGGGGAGTTCTACTACGGCTCCGACACCGTGACGGGCCTGCACCCGCTGGTCACCGGCCTCGGCGACATCGACGCCCGCGAGCTCGCGACGTTCCCGATCGGTGAGCCGGACGACGGCATCTCGCTGCGCGTGGGTCGCTACGGGCCGTACCTCGAAGGCCCCGACGACGACGGTGCGCCCGCCGGCAAGCGGGCCAACGTGCCCGACGACCTGCCGCCCGACGAGCTGACGATCACCAAGGCGCGCGAGCTGCTGGAGAACCCCGCCGGCGAGGAGACACCGCTCGGGGAGCACCCCGAGACCGGGCTCCAGGTCGTCGCCAAGAACGGCCGCTTCGGTCCCTACGTCACCGAGCTCCTGCCCGAGGACGCACCCAAGTCGGCCAGGCCCCGCACCGGCTCGCTGTTCAAGTCGATGACCCTCGACACGGTCACGCTCGACGAGGCCATCAAGCTGCTGTCGTTGCCGCGTGTGGTCGGCGTCGACCCCGGTGGCGAGGAGATCACCGCCCAGAACGGTCGCTACGGGCCGTACCTCAAGAAGGGCACCGACTCCCGCACCATCGGGTCGGAGGAGCAGCTGTTCTCCATCACCCTCGAGGAGGCGTTGGAGATCTATGCCCAGCCCAAGGCGCGTGGCCGCGGTGCCGCCGTCCCGCCGCTCAAGGAGCTCGGTAACGACCCGGTCTCCGGCCAGCCCGTGGTCGTGAAGGCCGGCCGCTTCGGCGAGTACGTCACCGACGGCGAGTACAACGCCACCCTCCGCAAGGAGGACACGGTCGAGTCGATCACCATCGAGCGGGCCGCCGAGCTGCTGGCAGAGCGTCGTGAGAAGGGCCCGGCCAAGAAGACCGCCAAGCGCGGCGCCAAGAAGACGACGGCCAAGAAGGCGGCCAAGAAGTCCACCGTGAAGAAGACGGCTGCGAAGACGACGGCTGCGAAGACGACGAAGAAGGCTGCCGCCAAGAAGGGTTGA
- a CDS encoding inositol monophosphatase family protein: MTSLGDPEVAVAAAEAGAAVVRRKYGEAHTRLEKSASDFATDADLEAEQAIRELLRDARPDDGFVGEESGTSGPSSDRTWLVDPLCGTLNYAARTPLVAVNVALREGPDTPVAASADPFAGEVFWTDGRGAWVRRDGADEPLLPSGVTRLVDVNLDGASSAMVALLGDPDFRTHFGPRVLSTTLAVAWVAAGRRTGYVTEGDLRDSVHFAAGIALCEAAGCVVTGIEGQPLHTGAGGLIAAADPDSHARLLAIVRALAV, from the coding sequence GTGACATCTCTCGGCGATCCCGAGGTCGCCGTTGCTGCGGCCGAGGCGGGTGCTGCCGTCGTACGACGGAAGTACGGCGAGGCGCACACCCGCCTGGAGAAGTCGGCGTCCGACTTTGCCACCGACGCCGACCTCGAGGCGGAGCAGGCGATCCGCGAGCTGCTGCGCGACGCCCGACCCGACGACGGGTTCGTCGGTGAGGAGTCCGGCACCAGCGGACCCTCGTCCGACCGGACCTGGCTGGTCGACCCGCTCTGCGGCACCCTCAACTACGCCGCCCGCACACCGCTGGTCGCGGTCAACGTCGCTCTTCGTGAAGGCCCCGACACCCCGGTCGCTGCATCGGCCGATCCGTTCGCGGGCGAGGTCTTCTGGACCGACGGACGCGGCGCCTGGGTGCGCCGCGACGGGGCCGACGAGCCTCTCCTGCCCTCCGGCGTGACCCGTCTTGTGGACGTCAACCTCGACGGCGCCAGCTCCGCAATGGTCGCGCTGCTGGGCGACCCGGACTTCCGGACGCACTTCGGCCCGCGGGTCCTGTCCACGACGCTGGCCGTCGCCTGGGTCGCTGCCGGGCGGCGTACGGGCTACGTCACCGAGGGCGACCTGCGCGACTCCGTCCACTTCGCGGCAGGGATCGCGCTGTGCGAGGCGGCGGGGTGCGTCGTCACCGGCATCGAGGGCCAGCCGCTGCACACCGGGGCGGGTGGCCTGATCGCGGCTGCCGACCCCGACTCGCACGCGAGGCTGCTGGCGATCGTGCGTGCCCTGGCCGTCTGA